The Haloarchaeobius amylolyticus genome window below encodes:
- a CDS encoding Rid family detoxifying hydrolase: protein MKRVISTDEAPAAVGAYSQATTNGDIVFTAGQIPMTPEGELLDEESITVQTRQALENVTAILEEEGCTMEDVLKVTVFMDDIEDFDEMNDAYKEYFIDNPPARSAVEVANLPKGVGVEIEAIASSE from the coding sequence ATGAAGCGCGTCATCAGCACGGACGAGGCACCGGCCGCGGTCGGGGCGTACAGTCAGGCGACGACCAACGGCGACATCGTGTTCACCGCCGGCCAGATTCCCATGACACCCGAGGGCGAGTTGCTGGACGAGGAGTCCATCACGGTCCAGACCCGGCAGGCACTGGAGAACGTCACCGCCATCCTCGAGGAGGAGGGCTGCACCATGGAGGACGTGCTCAAGGTGACGGTGTTCATGGACGACATCGAGGACTTCGACGAGATGAACGACGCCTACAAGGAGTACTTCATCGACAACCCGCCGGCCCGCTCGGCGGTCGAGGTCGCGAACCTCCCGAAGGGCGTGGGCGTCGAGATCGAGGCCATCGCGTCCAGCGAGTGA
- a CDS encoding PaaI family thioesterase, with translation MNEEHFRKLERMYDAAPVNDHYDPELTVREGEAELVTPVDESHFHALGGVHGSVYFKVLDDAAFFAASSLVEDVSVLTTEFNIYLERPVSEGEIRAVGEVVNDNPRQLIAEAVAWDGEGNEIARGSGTFQRSSIELTPEVGYE, from the coding sequence GTGAACGAGGAGCACTTCCGGAAGCTCGAACGCATGTACGACGCGGCACCGGTCAACGACCACTACGACCCGGAGCTGACCGTCCGCGAGGGCGAGGCCGAACTCGTGACGCCCGTCGACGAATCCCACTTCCACGCCCTCGGTGGGGTCCACGGGTCGGTGTACTTCAAGGTGCTCGACGACGCCGCCTTCTTCGCCGCGAGTTCGCTGGTCGAGGACGTCTCGGTGCTGACGACGGAGTTCAACATCTACCTCGAACGACCCGTCTCGGAGGGCGAGATACGCGCGGTCGGCGAGGTGGTCAACGACAACCCGCGCCAGCTCATCGCGGAGGCAGTAGCGTGGGACGGCGAGGGCAACGAGATCGCCCGCGGGAGCGGGACGTTCCAGCGCAGCAGCATCGAGTTGACGCCCGAGGTCGGCTACGAGTGA
- a CDS encoding cytochrome d ubiquinol oxidase subunit II produces MTEYLLGLPLPAIWVGVVFAFLGTFLFLDGFDFGAGALFATREAEEEREHVLAAIGPFWDGNEVWLVVFGGGLFAAFPRIYATLFSRHYLLLFGVLGTLILRGLAPEMYEQREDAAWKRWWGRAFVVGSIGSPFLLGVFTGNWLLGTTFAPEALVVGLAVVALTVVTGAAFLAMKVGRPAPGMAAELRRWGLRAVVVYLGLVVVTLGGLLLRPAVREALLAPVPIALVVGSVLLAGAYAMTIRTERDLLAFLSAGGLTYALVALVGVLLWPVLDPATGLTAREAAVSPLSMNILTGASAFLLPLVLTYFGVLYATFAGPVEEGGYGH; encoded by the coding sequence ATGACTGAGTACCTCCTCGGGCTTCCGCTGCCGGCCATCTGGGTCGGCGTCGTGTTCGCCTTCCTCGGGACGTTCCTGTTCCTCGACGGCTTCGACTTCGGGGCCGGCGCACTGTTCGCGACCCGCGAGGCCGAGGAAGAGCGCGAGCACGTCCTCGCGGCCATCGGGCCGTTCTGGGACGGCAACGAGGTCTGGCTGGTCGTCTTCGGCGGGGGTCTGTTCGCCGCCTTCCCCCGCATCTACGCCACCCTGTTCAGTCGGCACTACCTGCTGCTGTTCGGGGTGCTCGGGACGCTCATCCTGCGCGGGCTCGCCCCCGAGATGTACGAACAGCGCGAGGACGCCGCCTGGAAACGCTGGTGGGGCCGCGCCTTCGTGGTCGGCTCCATCGGCTCCCCGTTCCTGCTCGGGGTCTTCACCGGGAACTGGCTGCTCGGGACGACCTTCGCGCCCGAGGCGCTCGTCGTCGGCCTCGCGGTGGTCGCGCTGACGGTCGTGACGGGCGCGGCGTTCCTCGCGATGAAGGTCGGCCGACCCGCGCCCGGAATGGCGGCCGAGCTGCGTCGGTGGGGCCTGCGGGCGGTCGTCGTCTACCTCGGCCTCGTGGTCGTGACCCTCGGCGGGTTGCTCCTGCGCCCCGCGGTCCGCGAGGCCCTGCTGGCGCCCGTGCCCATCGCGCTGGTCGTCGGCTCGGTGCTCCTCGCGGGGGCGTACGCGATGACCATACGAACCGAACGCGACCTGCTCGCGTTCCTCTCGGCCGGAGGGCTCACCTACGCGCTGGTCGCCCTCGTCGGCGTCCTGCTCTGGCCCGTGCTCGACCCGGCGACCGGTCTCACCGCCCGCGAGGCCGCCGTCTCGCCGCTGTCGATGAACATCCTCACCGGCGCCTCGGCGTTCTTGCTCCCCCTCGTCCTGACCTACTTCGGCGTGCTCTACGCGACGTTCGCCGGCCCGGTCGAGGAGGGCGGGTACGGGCACTGA
- a CDS encoding cytochrome ubiquinol oxidase subunit I — translation MVDPVLASRLQFALTTIVHIIFPVMSMGLAPFLVYFTWKSIRSDDRLWEQQRRFWTKIFAVSFVVGTVTGIVLEFEFGTNFAAFSTVAGELFGGPLAVEGMMAFFLEATFLGVFVFGREKVGDALYMVSAVAVGAGTWLSAVWILIANSWMQTPRGFEMVQQSGQSIVTLVDPWAAYLNPRFPWMFVHMQSAAVISVSLFMLGVAGYHLWRHRDTRFWRVTMKLALVMLVVMAPFQVVHGDSYARHVAETQPQKFAAMEAQYETEAPAALHVIAIPTDPAAFTDPRAENLWTVDIPALASVLASGGDPTYEVMGLGEFEDSPPVAIVFWAFRLMVLLGLWFVALALWGAVRWRQGRLFEDTRLHQAMVGSSLLGIATTELGWLVTEVGRQPWVIQGVLRTEDGVSPGLTGFEATLTLVGFALVYTGLLALYSYVVWRIIRRGPPEVGVAEDEPRPSDRPEIPVAEVPADD, via the coding sequence ATGGTAGACCCCGTACTCGCAAGTCGCCTCCAGTTCGCACTGACGACCATCGTCCACATCATCTTCCCCGTGATGTCGATGGGCCTCGCGCCCTTCCTCGTCTACTTCACGTGGAAATCCATCCGGAGCGACGACCGGCTCTGGGAGCAGCAACGCCGGTTCTGGACGAAGATTTTCGCCGTCTCGTTCGTCGTCGGGACCGTGACGGGCATCGTCCTCGAGTTCGAGTTCGGGACGAACTTCGCGGCGTTCTCGACCGTCGCCGGGGAGCTGTTCGGCGGCCCGCTCGCGGTCGAGGGGATGATGGCGTTCTTCCTCGAGGCGACGTTCCTCGGGGTGTTCGTCTTCGGCCGCGAGAAGGTCGGCGACGCCCTCTACATGGTCTCTGCCGTCGCGGTCGGCGCCGGGACGTGGCTCTCGGCGGTCTGGATCCTCATCGCCAACTCCTGGATGCAGACACCCCGCGGGTTCGAGATGGTCCAGCAGAGCGGCCAGTCCATCGTGACGCTGGTCGACCCCTGGGCGGCCTACCTCAACCCGCGGTTCCCGTGGATGTTCGTCCACATGCAGTCGGCGGCGGTCATCTCGGTGTCGCTGTTCATGCTCGGCGTCGCGGGCTACCACCTCTGGCGCCACCGCGACACCCGGTTCTGGCGCGTGACGATGAAGCTCGCGCTGGTGATGCTGGTCGTGATGGCGCCCTTCCAGGTGGTCCACGGCGACTCCTATGCCCGCCACGTCGCCGAGACCCAGCCCCAGAAGTTCGCCGCGATGGAGGCCCAGTACGAGACCGAGGCGCCCGCGGCGCTGCACGTCATCGCCATCCCGACCGACCCCGCGGCGTTCACCGACCCCCGCGCGGAGAACCTCTGGACGGTCGACATCCCGGCCCTCGCGTCCGTCCTCGCCAGCGGAGGTGACCCGACATACGAGGTGATGGGCCTCGGCGAGTTCGAGGACTCGCCGCCCGTCGCCATCGTGTTCTGGGCGTTCCGGCTGATGGTGCTGCTCGGGCTCTGGTTCGTCGCGCTCGCGCTGTGGGGTGCGGTCCGGTGGCGCCAGGGCCGGCTCTTCGAGGACACCCGGCTCCACCAGGCGATGGTCGGCTCGTCCCTGCTCGGCATCGCCACGACCGAACTCGGCTGGCTGGTCACCGAGGTCGGCCGCCAGCCCTGGGTCATCCAGGGCGTCCTCAGGACCGAGGATGGCGTCTCACCGGGGCTCACCGGCTTCGAGGCGACGCTGACGCTGGTCGGGTTCGCGCTGGTCTACACCGGCCTGCTCGCGCTCTACAGCTACGTCGTCTGGCGAATCATCCGGAGGGGTCCGCCCGAGGTCGGCGTCGCCGAGGACGAGCCGCGGCCGAGCGACCGGCCCGAGATACCGGTCGCGGAGGTGCCCGCGGATGACTGA
- a CDS encoding amphi-Trp domain-containing protein yields the protein MPEETLFEFERDMSTSEVARYLRTVADHLESGDEFTLESGGESVTLAPAGRIEFEVEVERETSKSGGSAEIELEFELEWDEDGSDGGDLTIE from the coding sequence ATGCCAGAAGAGACGCTGTTCGAGTTCGAGCGGGACATGAGCACGAGCGAGGTCGCACGCTACCTCCGGACGGTCGCGGACCACCTCGAATCCGGCGACGAGTTCACCCTCGAATCCGGCGGTGAGTCGGTGACGCTCGCGCCGGCGGGGCGCATCGAGTTCGAGGTCGAGGTCGAACGCGAGACCTCGAAGTCGGGCGGGTCCGCGGAAATCGAACTCGAGTTCGAACTGGAGTGGGACGAGGACGGGAGCGACGGCGGCGACCTGACCATCGAGTGA
- a CDS encoding ATP-binding protein — translation MSSPVLSRASVLTVFDSLDPPGTPVSVGELSSELDCAEPALFDVLADLVEAGELQTKTVESGDQLWWRPPGRHRQPTDSVAAPRLDISMFRQLFETGPELALVVEPDDYEVVEPDDYEVVEPDDYEVVEPDDYEVVEPDDYEVVEASDAYLEATAAERDHVVRRSLPVVIDAALEVGDPENLHRILASLDRVTTSRQADVLPAMRIRLPPNEFTDDEATERWWCLLCTPLFGPSGDIDYIVLRFEDVTAVVSYVRSEEGSDLLERFGLEEKYSPGNIAFRGRELYRAKEYAYDRLRESEERYRTLFQSIEQGYCIVEMLFDEHEEPVDYRFLLTNPAFEEESGLVDVEGKRMRELEPLHEEFWFEIYGEVALTGKSRRFTRQARYLDERWFDVYAVRVGDPDEHKVAILFEDVTDRKQTEAENRALRDQLATELSAMTRLHELTMRLVETDDVQEMLEEILDATIALQNADYGNVQLYDATHQTLTIAAQRGFPQEFLDHFAVVQTSDTSICGRALRGGERVVVEDVMADEAFRPHREVAASVPYRAVQSTPIVDSSGTLLGMLSTHFRNPHRPSERELKLTDLYIRLAAGLLERVERERELERNVERLDRFASVLSHDLRNPLGVAKTSLELAREDAPGAAENHDRIARALDRIDDLVSSLLTLAREGEMVSEYQTVELAAVAEDAWQSIDAPDATLVVEADDVTLECDPERLRTLFENLFRNSVEHGSTSEQTAENPGDSVEDGGSGVTIRVGVEDGLFFVADDGPGIPPEERDCVFEHGYSTTGDGTGFGLSIVESIAAAHDWEVSVEESEEGGARFEFAPRSEIE, via the coding sequence ATGAGTTCCCCCGTCCTGTCGCGGGCTTCAGTACTGACAGTCTTCGACAGCCTCGACCCACCAGGGACCCCGGTCTCGGTCGGGGAACTTTCGAGCGAGCTGGACTGTGCAGAGCCGGCGCTCTTCGACGTGCTCGCCGACCTGGTCGAAGCGGGCGAACTACAGACGAAGACGGTCGAGTCGGGGGACCAGCTCTGGTGGCGGCCACCGGGGCGGCACCGCCAGCCGACGGATTCCGTCGCGGCACCGCGACTCGACATCTCGATGTTCCGCCAGCTGTTCGAGACCGGGCCCGAACTCGCGCTGGTCGTCGAACCCGACGACTACGAGGTCGTCGAACCCGACGACTACGAGGTCGTCGAACCCGACGACTACGAGGTCGTCGAACCCGACGACTACGAGGTCGTCGAACCCGACGACTACGAGGTCGTCGAGGCGAGCGATGCGTACCTGGAGGCGACCGCGGCCGAGCGCGACCACGTCGTCAGGCGGTCGCTCCCGGTGGTCATCGACGCCGCACTCGAGGTGGGCGACCCGGAGAACCTCCACCGCATCCTGGCGTCGCTCGACCGGGTGACGACCAGCCGGCAGGCCGACGTGCTGCCGGCGATGCGCATCCGGCTCCCGCCGAACGAGTTCACCGACGACGAGGCGACCGAGCGCTGGTGGTGTCTGCTCTGTACGCCCCTGTTCGGGCCGAGCGGGGACATCGACTACATCGTCCTCCGGTTCGAGGACGTCACCGCGGTCGTGTCCTACGTCCGGTCCGAGGAGGGGTCGGACCTGCTCGAACGCTTCGGGCTCGAGGAGAAGTACAGCCCCGGGAACATCGCGTTCCGGGGCCGGGAGCTCTACCGGGCGAAGGAGTACGCCTACGACCGCCTCCGGGAGAGCGAGGAGCGCTATCGCACGCTCTTCCAGTCGATCGAGCAGGGCTACTGCATCGTCGAGATGCTGTTCGACGAGCACGAGGAACCGGTGGACTACCGCTTCCTCCTGACGAACCCGGCGTTCGAGGAGGAGTCCGGGCTCGTCGACGTCGAGGGGAAGCGCATGCGGGAACTCGAACCACTGCACGAGGAGTTCTGGTTCGAGATCTACGGCGAGGTGGCCCTGACCGGGAAGTCGCGGCGGTTCACGAGACAGGCGAGGTACCTCGACGAGCGCTGGTTCGACGTCTACGCGGTCCGGGTCGGTGACCCCGACGAGCACAAGGTCGCGATCCTCTTCGAGGACGTCACCGACCGGAAACAGACCGAGGCCGAGAACCGGGCGCTCCGGGACCAGCTGGCGACCGAACTGTCGGCGATGACGCGACTGCACGAGTTGACGATGCGACTCGTCGAGACGGACGACGTCCAGGAGATGCTGGAGGAGATCCTCGACGCGACCATCGCACTCCAGAACGCGGACTACGGGAACGTCCAGCTCTACGACGCCACGCACCAGACGCTGACGATAGCCGCCCAGCGCGGCTTCCCGCAGGAGTTCCTCGACCACTTCGCGGTCGTGCAGACGTCCGACACGTCCATCTGTGGACGGGCCCTGCGAGGGGGCGAACGCGTCGTCGTCGAAGACGTCATGGCCGACGAGGCGTTCCGCCCGCACCGCGAGGTCGCCGCCAGCGTCCCGTATCGCGCCGTCCAGTCGACCCCGATAGTCGACAGCTCCGGCACCCTCCTCGGGATGCTGTCGACGCACTTCAGGAACCCCCACCGGCCCTCGGAACGCGAGCTCAAGCTCACGGACCTCTACATCCGACTGGCCGCGGGACTGCTCGAACGCGTCGAACGCGAGCGCGAACTCGAACGCAACGTCGAACGGCTGGACCGGTTCGCGAGCGTGCTCAGCCACGACCTGCGGAACCCCCTCGGCGTCGCGAAGACGAGTCTCGAACTCGCGAGGGAGGACGCTCCCGGGGCCGCGGAGAACCACGACCGCATCGCCCGGGCCCTCGACCGCATCGACGACCTGGTGTCGTCGCTGCTGACGCTGGCCCGCGAAGGGGAGATGGTCAGCGAGTACCAGACGGTCGAACTCGCCGCGGTCGCCGAGGACGCGTGGCAGTCCATCGACGCCCCGGACGCGACCCTCGTCGTCGAGGCGGACGACGTGACGCTGGAGTGCGACCCGGAGCGACTGCGCACGCTGTTCGAGAACCTGTTCCGCAACAGCGTCGAGCACGGCTCGACGAGCGAGCAGACAGCAGAGAATCCCGGCGACAGCGTCGAAGACGGTGGGTCCGGGGTGACCATCCGCGTCGGGGTCGAAGACGGCCTGTTCTTCGTCGCGGACGACGGCCCCGGCATCCCGCCCGAAGAGCGAGACTGCGTCTTCGAGCACGGGTACTCGACGACCGGAGACGGCACCGGCTTCGGGCTCAGTATCGTCGAGAGCATCGCTGCCGCCCACGACTGGGAGGTGTCGGTCGAGGAGAGCGAGGAGGGCGGTGCACGGTTCGAGTTCGCGCCACGCTCCGAGATAGAGTGA
- the ilvA gene encoding threonine ammonia-lyase, with protein sequence MLELDDVLDALPRVRETSRHTPIEYSHTFSDMTGAAVHLKMENFQRTGSFKIRGATNRIMTLSDDEKSAGVVTASAGNHAQGVALAATRSGVDAKIVMPEYAPISKIKATQSYGAEVVLHGADYDEAAEKAHELEEEEGRTYVHAFDDPYVMAGQGTIGLEILDDLPEVETVVVPIGGGGLISGIATAIKAKSPETRIVGVQAEGASSVAQSLQKGERYELDTVDTIADGIAVRGPGTQTFEVIKERVDEVVTVSDPEIAMALTYVLERGKTLVEGAGAAPLAAILFNKFDYDEGEVIVPAMCGGNIDLNMLTTVVMRGLVATGRYVKIKTVLRDRPGSLEELLHIIAEKKANIYAIQHDRTSRQIGMADTEVEVDLETRGHDHVEELLEAIRDAGYEVEVLV encoded by the coding sequence ATGCTCGAACTCGACGACGTGTTGGACGCGCTGCCCCGTGTCCGCGAGACATCGCGGCACACACCGATCGAGTACTCCCACACCTTCTCCGATATGACGGGAGCCGCGGTCCACCTGAAGATGGAGAACTTCCAGCGGACGGGGTCGTTCAAGATCAGAGGCGCGACCAATCGAATCATGACGCTTTCGGATGACGAGAAATCTGCCGGCGTGGTCACCGCGAGCGCCGGGAACCACGCCCAGGGCGTCGCCCTCGCCGCGACCCGCTCCGGCGTCGACGCGAAGATCGTCATGCCCGAGTACGCGCCCATCTCGAAGATCAAGGCCACCCAGAGCTACGGGGCCGAGGTCGTCCTCCACGGCGCCGACTACGACGAGGCCGCCGAGAAGGCCCACGAACTGGAAGAGGAGGAGGGCCGGACCTACGTCCACGCCTTCGACGACCCCTACGTCATGGCCGGACAGGGCACCATCGGGCTGGAGATCCTCGACGACCTCCCGGAGGTCGAGACCGTCGTGGTCCCCATCGGCGGCGGCGGGCTCATCTCCGGTATCGCGACCGCCATCAAGGCCAAGAGCCCCGAGACGCGCATCGTCGGCGTGCAGGCCGAGGGGGCCTCAAGCGTCGCCCAGTCCCTCCAGAAGGGCGAACGCTACGAACTCGACACCGTCGATACCATCGCGGACGGTATCGCGGTCCGCGGGCCCGGCACGCAGACCTTCGAGGTCATCAAGGAGCGCGTCGACGAGGTCGTCACCGTCTCCGACCCGGAGATAGCCATGGCGCTGACCTACGTCCTCGAACGCGGGAAGACGCTGGTCGAGGGCGCGGGTGCGGCCCCCCTCGCGGCCATCCTGTTCAACAAGTTCGACTACGACGAGGGCGAGGTCATCGTCCCGGCGATGTGCGGGGGCAACATCGACCTGAACATGCTCACGACGGTCGTCATGCGCGGCCTCGTCGCCACCGGCCGGTACGTGAAGATCAAGACCGTCCTCCGGGACCGCCCCGGCTCGCTCGAGGAACTGCTGCACATCATCGCCGAGAAGAAGGCGAACATCTACGCCATCCAGCACGACCGCACCTCCCGGCAGATCGGCATGGCCGACACCGAGGTCGAGGTCGACCTCGAGACGAGAGGGCACGACCACGTCGAGGAACTGCTGGAGGCGATCCGCGACGCGGGCTACGAGGTCGAGGTGCTGGTCTGA
- a CDS encoding gamma-glutamylcyclotransferase family protein encodes MDCFVYGTLTDPDRVAEVLDDWTFGPDAVLRGVHRVAGEYPTLAPGGRTTGRILRTDAVDTLDRYEGVDRGLYVRVPVAWDDEAAAAADTGADAVQVYVGDPAELEVDAPVAWPGTGSFEERVGRYVAQECTVSLRDD; translated from the coding sequence ATGGACTGCTTCGTCTACGGGACGCTCACCGACCCCGACCGGGTCGCCGAGGTGCTCGACGACTGGACGTTCGGCCCCGACGCGGTCCTCCGGGGCGTCCACCGGGTCGCGGGCGAGTACCCGACGCTCGCCCCCGGTGGGAGAACGACCGGTCGTATCCTCCGGACCGACGCGGTCGACACGCTGGACCGGTACGAGGGCGTCGACCGCGGGCTGTACGTCCGGGTACCGGTCGCGTGGGACGACGAGGCCGCGGCGGCGGCCGACACCGGTGCCGATGCGGTGCAGGTGTACGTCGGCGACCCGGCGGAACTCGAGGTCGACGCGCCCGTCGCGTGGCCCGGCACCGGCTCCTTCGAGGAGCGCGTCGGTCGGTACGTGGCCCAGGAGTGTACGGTGAGTCTGCGCGACGACTGA
- a CDS encoding MATE family efflux transporter, giving the protein MNRGRLLSVWRRVLGLSWPVMVEQTFRTAMRTTDIIVTGLFSPAAIAAIGLADLYARFPLRIGLGLGGGAIALSSQDTGAGAQANRDEAVTQAILLGLVAGVPFVVFGLLFGREAIALLGASDSVATLGGTYLAIVFATAPARQVSLIAARSLQGTGDTRTPMYVNVVSNGLNIVGSVVLGLGLFGVPRYEIVGVGLATAGSNVFTAVVLCAVMWVGATSAGFAVPSNPVIARQLVVVSAPRVVEGFADTLAEFPFNALLLGFGTEVNAAFQVGRRLYQQVTGPLSRGLSVAASVVVGQALGEGEPERAKENGIATAALGLVTVGTIGLALVAGAPLFVRIFTRDPATVDYAVGFARAYGLAAPALVSFVVFSGSLQGGSETRTPFVARLLGLVVFFLGFSYVVGVTLGYGVLGAYGGIVGYYGLAAVLVAVGFWRGDWATRAAKMMADRGSAAD; this is encoded by the coding sequence ATGAATCGCGGTCGGCTGCTGTCGGTGTGGCGGCGCGTCCTCGGCCTCTCGTGGCCCGTGATGGTCGAGCAGACGTTCCGCACCGCGATGCGCACCACCGACATCATCGTCACCGGGCTGTTCTCGCCGGCCGCCATCGCCGCCATCGGCCTCGCGGACCTCTACGCCCGCTTCCCCCTGCGGATCGGCCTCGGCCTCGGCGGCGGCGCCATCGCGCTCTCCAGCCAGGACACCGGCGCCGGCGCCCAGGCGAACCGCGACGAGGCCGTCACGCAGGCGATCCTCCTCGGGCTGGTCGCGGGCGTCCCCTTCGTCGTCTTCGGCCTGCTGTTCGGCCGGGAGGCCATCGCGCTCCTCGGCGCGTCCGACAGCGTCGCCACCCTCGGAGGCACCTACCTCGCCATCGTCTTCGCGACCGCCCCCGCGAGACAGGTGTCGCTCATCGCGGCTCGCTCCCTCCAGGGGACCGGTGACACCCGGACCCCGATGTACGTCAACGTCGTCTCGAACGGGCTGAACATCGTCGGGAGCGTCGTCCTCGGCCTCGGCCTGTTCGGGGTCCCCCGCTACGAGATCGTCGGCGTCGGCCTCGCGACCGCCGGCAGCAACGTGTTCACCGCGGTCGTCCTCTGTGCGGTGATGTGGGTCGGCGCGACCAGTGCCGGCTTCGCGGTCCCGTCGAACCCGGTCATCGCCCGCCAGCTCGTCGTCGTCTCGGCCCCGCGGGTCGTCGAGGGCTTCGCCGACACCCTCGCCGAGTTCCCGTTCAACGCCCTGCTGCTCGGCTTCGGCACCGAGGTCAACGCCGCCTTCCAGGTCGGCCGCCGGCTCTACCAGCAGGTGACCGGGCCGCTCTCGCGGGGGCTGAGCGTCGCCGCAAGCGTGGTCGTCGGGCAGGCCCTCGGCGAGGGCGAGCCCGAGCGCGCGAAGGAGAACGGCATCGCGACCGCCGCGCTCGGCCTGGTGACGGTCGGGACCATCGGCCTCGCGCTGGTCGCCGGCGCCCCCCTGTTCGTCCGGATTTTCACCCGCGACCCCGCGACCGTCGACTACGCGGTCGGCTTCGCCCGCGCCTACGGGCTGGCCGCGCCCGCGCTCGTGAGCTTCGTCGTGTTCTCGGGGAGCCTGCAGGGCGGCAGCGAGACGCGCACCCCGTTCGTCGCCCGACTCCTCGGGCTGGTCGTGTTCTTCCTCGGCTTCAGCTACGTCGTCGGCGTGACGCTGGGCTACGGCGTCCTCGGGGCCTACGGCGGCATCGTCGGCTACTACGGGCTCGCCGCGGTGCTCGTGGCCGTCGGCTTCTGGCGCGGGGACTGGGCGACGCGGGCCGCGAAGATGATGGCCGACCGGGGGAGCGCCGCCGACTAG